GAGTGAGTCGCAGGGAATAGATATAGTTCTGGCACTTGACGTGTCGGGATCAATGTTGTCACAGGATTTACAACCGGACCGATTACAGGCTGCTAAAAAAGTTGCATCTGAATTTGTGACTGACCGCAGGAATGATAATATTGGATTAGTCGTTTTTGCAGGTGAAAGTTTTACACAATGTCCGCTGACAACAGATCACACTGTATTGCTTAATCTGCTTAATGAGATTGAATTTGGACTTATAGATGATGGGACGGCTATTGGACTAGGACTGGCTACTTCTGTTAATCGTCTAAAGGATAGTGAATCGCAATCTCGTGTTGTGATTCTGCTTACAGACGGAACAAATAACAGGGGGCAGATTGCTCCGCTTACTGCTGCTGAAATGGCCCGTTCATATGGGATCAGGGTATACACAGTTGGTGTTGGGACTAAGGGAATGGCTCCCACTCCGGTACAGACACCATTTGGCGTAAGAATGCAGAATATGGCTGTTGATATTGATGAGAAGACACTTACTGAAATTGCTGCGATGACAGGCGGACAATATTTCAGAGCTCAGGATACAGAAGGTCTCAGACAGGTTTACGAAGAGATCGATGAGATGGAGAAATACCTGATCAGCGTACAGAATGTAACACAGCGTCAGGAAAAGTTTCTGATGTTTGCTCTTGCGGCTATGGCATTGATTTTGCTTGAGTTGATTTTACGAAGAACATGGTTGAGAAGTATACCATAATTTCATAATAAATCGGATACGCATCAAATAGTAGAGTTTTGATAATTAAAAAGAGATAATCAGATATGTTTAGATTCGGAAATCCGGAATACCTTTGGTTTTTTATTGTAATACCAGTTTTGCTGGTGTTATATATATACCTGAATATAAGGAAGCGAAAGGATGTACAGAAGCTGGGTACACTTTCCACACTTAAAAAGATGATGCCGGAGCTTTCTCTTAAACGTTCTTATCTAAAATTCTGGCTAATCTTTGCAGCAATATGTGTTGGTATAATTATGCTGGCGCGACCTCAATTTGGTACAAAGGTAGAGACTGTTGAAAAGGAGGGTATTGAGCTGGTAATTGCAATTGATGTTTCAAACTCAATGCTGGCTGAAGATGTATCTCCAAACAGACTGGAGCGTGCAAAGCAAATATTATCGAGACTGATAGATGTGCGTGGAAATGATAAGGTGGGACTAATTGTATTTGCCGGTGAGGCGTTTATACAGATGCCACTAACTTCGGACACTCAATCGGCAAAGATATTTTTAAATACAATAGATCCTAGTCTGGTACCTGTACAGGGTACTGCTATAGGTGAGGCTATAAGACTTGGTATGGGTTCTTTCTCCAGTGATCAGGAAGCCAGTAAAGCAATGGTTATAATTACTGATGGAGAAGATCATGAAGGGAATGCTGCCGGAATCGCAGCAGATGCTGCTAAAGCGGGTGTCCAGATAAATATTATAGGTATTGGCTCTCCTGACGGCTCTCCACTGCCATCTAACGAATATGGAAGTAATTTTATGACAGATAGTGAGGGCAATGTTGTTGTGTCAAGGCTTAATGAACAGATGAGCATGGAAATTGCTCAAAGTGGTAAGGGTTTATATGTAAGAGCCGACAATTCAAACAGAGCAATTCAGGCGCTAACGGCACAGCTTGATGAGTTAGAGACAACCACTTCATCAAGTTTGGTATATTCAGAATATGACGAGAAGTTTACTGTTTTTGCATGGATTTTACTTGTAATACTGTTTATCGAGATTCTGATATTTGATAAGAAGAATCCGATATTCCGAAATGTAAGAATTTTTGAATAAAACCGATTTACAGAGAAATACTATGCGATTAGATTTAAGATATATACTGGTTTTCCTTATTATGATGCTGATATCTGTAACTGTTTCGGCACAGAAGGATGTAAGAAAAAATATCCGTAAAGGAAACAAAGAATATAAGGAGCAAAAATTCTCAGAGGCAGCTGACTATTTTAGTAAGGCTGTGGAGGGTAATCCAAACTCCCAGGAAGCAAACTATAACCTTGGCAACACGTTATACAGACAGAAAGAGTGGGACAAAGCCATAGAGCAGTATAATCAATCTAATGCACTTGAGCAGGAGAATCCAATAAAGGTATCTGCGGGCATGCATAATATAGGTAATGCAATGCTGCAAAAGAAACAGCTTAAGGAGTCGATGGAAGCATATAAAATGGCACTCAGACTAAATCCTCAGGATGATGAAGCGCGTTATAACCTTGCCGTTGTGCAGAAGATGATTCAGGATGAGGAGCAGCAGAGTGACGGTGAGAATGATCAGGAACAGCAAGAACAGGAGCAGGATCAGCAGCAGAATCAACAAAATCAGCCTCAGCCACCACAGGATCAGGAGAAAAGAGCTGAGCAGCCCCAGGAACCTGAACAGATGTCACGTGATAACGCTCGTCAGCTTTTACAGGCTATTGAGCAGGATGAACGAGAGACACAGGAGAAGGTGCAGCAGATTAAAGCTCAGGAGAGAGAGGAGCAGGCAGAAGAAAACAGACGAAGGAATAAAAACTGGTAAGATTTTCAGAAATGATGATAGTCAAATTTAAACGGAACATATATATATATCTGATTTTCCTGGTTGCATTACTTACAGGAAATATAGCTGTTTCTGAAGCACAGGTGACATTCAAGGCAACAGCACCGGCTTCGGTAGTAGAGGGTGAGCAGTTCAGATTGAGTTATGTGTTGAATCAGGAGGGTAGAGATTTACGTTTACCTGATCTTCCTGATTTTGATATACTTTTTGGGCCAAGTACCTCTACCAGCTTCAGCCAGCGTACCATAAACGGCAAAACCACATCAGAGAGATCTGTAACCTATACATATATTTTAGTAGCAAAAACTACGGGTACATTTACTATTGGACCGGCTTCTATAAGTGTCGACGGTGCAAACTATCAGTCTAACTCTTTAAAAGTTGAGGTCTTACCACCAGATGAGAAATCATCGCAGAGCTCCAGAGGTGGAGGCTCATCATCTGGATCTGCTACAGTATCTGATAATGATGCATTTATCAGAGCAATAGTATCCAAAAACAATCCTTACGAACAGGAGGGATTTACTGTAACATTCAGATTATATACAACACTTAATATTGTCAACTTCGGAAGAATTCAGTTTCCTGAATTTGAAGGGTTTATGGTTGAAGAGATAGATGTTCCTGTCAATCAGCAGCTACAGATGGAGCGCTATAACGGGAGGAACTACTATACCGCAGATCTTCGTAAAACGCTTCTGTTCCCTCAGAAGTCAGGTCAGATTACCATACCTTCGGGTAGACTTGAAATGGTGTTTTCTGTACCTTCAGGAAGAAGTGTGACTACCTTCTTCGGTTCGCAGGAACTTATGGTTGATGTTAATAAGACACTTGTTACTAATCCTGTTGTAATTAATGTTAAACCACTGCCGGCAAACCGTCCTGCCAGCTTTGCAAATGCTGTGGGGACTTTTACTATGAAGCCAAATATTAATACTACACAGCTGAGAGCCAATGAGGCTATTTCTTTACGACTGGAGATTTCAGGAACAGGTAATATGAAACTTATAAGTAATCCGGTTGTAGAGTTTCCTTCCAATTTCGAGGTCTATGATCCTACTGTTACAAATGCCCTTAATGTAACGAGCAATGGGCTGACTGGTATTAGAACTATCGAATATATGGCAATTCCGCGATATGAAGGTAACTACACTATTCCACCGGTTGAGTTCAGTTATTTCGATATCAATACAAATTCATATAAGACTCTTACAACAGAAGAATACAGTCTTCAGATTGCTAAAGGTGATCCGGGAAGTATAACATCAAGCAATTTTGTGAATCAGCAGGATGTAAGAGTGGAGCAGGATATAAGGTTCTTAAAGACCGGAGAACCAAACTATCTTTCTATAAGTAATTTTTTTGTAGGTTCACTTAACTACTGGCTATGGTATATAATACCATTTGTCCTGCTTGTTGTGTTATTTATAATCAACAGAAAACAGGCCCGCGAGAATGCCAACGTAGCTCTTATGCGAAACAGGAAAGCAAATAAAATTGCAATAAAGAGGCTGAAGCTGGCAGAGAAATATCTTAAGGAGCAGAAGAAAGAGAATTTCTATGATGAGGTTCTTAGAGCGATTTGGGGTTATTTTAGTGATAAACTATCTATACCGGTGGCTAATCTCTCTAAGAATAATATAGAGAATGAGTTGTCAAAAAATGGTATAAGCGGGGAACTAATTTCAAGGTTTATGCAAATACTTGATACATGCGAGTTTGCACGATATGCTCCGGCAGAAAGTGATGCTGAAATGGAAAGTGTTTATAACAACACCTTTAATGCTATTGGTGAAATGGAAAACCGACTCAAGAAAAGTAAATAGTTTATGAGTATGAAACTGATCAAATATATATCTGTTTTGTTTATTGCAGCCTTATTTACTCTGCAGGTTACCGGACAGAATACTTCCGGTTCTGAACAGCAGGATAATTTACCTGCTGCAGAGGATCAATTACTACCTCTGGCTGATGATATACAGGATACAGAAGAATCCGGATTATATGAGATGGCATCCAATGCATACAGAAATCAGGATTACAAGAGAAGTATAGAGCTTTACGAGGAGGCGGTAAGTCAGGGAGTTAAAGAAAACCGCGTATCGGCACAACTATATTATAATCTTGGGAATGCATATTTTCGCGATAATCAACTGGGTAAGGCTATATTAAATTATGAAAGAGCACTTTTATTGGACCCGGGTGATAGTGATATAAGGCATAATCTAAGATTTGCAAACAACAGGACTGTCGATAGGATCGCTGCTTCCGGAAACCTTTTCCTGGTAAACTGGATTGATTCTGTCCGTAATCTTTTCAGCTCAAATGTATGGGCTACTATTGCAATTGTGTTATTTCTTCTATTCTTATTATCTGTAGCTGTTTTCCTGTTCGTGAGAATCCTCTGGGCTAGAAAAACTGCCTTTTATACAGGTATTGTACTTTTCATTTTTATGATAATTGCCAATTCTTTCTCCTTCAGGCAGAAGAGAGAGCGTCTTCGTGGAGACACTGCAATTGTGATGGTGGGTGCAGCTGCGGTTAATGCTTCGCCGGATGTTAACAGTAATCAGTTATTTGAACTGCATGAGGGGACTAAGGTTAAAATCAGAAGCAGTGATGGTAACTGGTATGAAGTAGAAATAGCAAATGGTAGTGTAGGATGGACTTATGAAGATAACATAGAGATAATCTGAGAACTATGAGAGATGCGATAGATTCATTACTTCCGCTGGAACGTGACCTGTTTTTTGCACTTAATGGCAGCGATTCCCAGTTTCTGGATAATGCGATGTGGACATTAAGCGGGAGGTTTATATGGATACCGCTTTTCCTTTTTATCCTTTTTATTTTTTTTTATAAGACTTCGAGGAAAGGTGCATTTATAGTTGCTCTCTTTTTTATTCTTGTATTTGTTTTAAGTGATCAGATTTCATCATCACTTTTTAAACCACTTTTTGAGCGGTTCAGACCTACACATCATCCCGATTTTATGTATCTGGTAGATACTGTTAACAATTATAGAGGTGGCAGATTTGGATTTATTTCCGGCCACGCTACCAACGCTTTTGGATTAAGTGTTTTTTTATCTTTGATTTTTAAATACAGGATTATCACGCTAAGTACAT
This portion of the Lascolabacillus massiliensis genome encodes:
- a CDS encoding vWA domain-containing protein: MIFLHPEYLWLLLLLIPLIVWYIVRLSKMQASFKLASVNAFKGVKPGLKVYMRHLPFVLRVISIGLIILVIARPQSVNSWEESESQGIDIVLALDVSGSMLSQDLQPDRLQAAKKVASEFVTDRRNDNIGLVVFAGESFTQCPLTTDHTVLLNLLNEIEFGLIDDGTAIGLGLATSVNRLKDSESQSRVVILLTDGTNNRGQIAPLTAAEMARSYGIRVYTVGVGTKGMAPTPVQTPFGVRMQNMAVDIDEKTLTEIAAMTGGQYFRAQDTEGLRQVYEEIDEMEKYLISVQNVTQRQEKFLMFALAAMALILLELILRRTWLRSIP
- a CDS encoding vWA domain-containing protein, translated to MFRFGNPEYLWFFIVIPVLLVLYIYLNIRKRKDVQKLGTLSTLKKMMPELSLKRSYLKFWLIFAAICVGIIMLARPQFGTKVETVEKEGIELVIAIDVSNSMLAEDVSPNRLERAKQILSRLIDVRGNDKVGLIVFAGEAFIQMPLTSDTQSAKIFLNTIDPSLVPVQGTAIGEAIRLGMGSFSSDQEASKAMVIITDGEDHEGNAAGIAADAAKAGVQINIIGIGSPDGSPLPSNEYGSNFMTDSEGNVVVSRLNEQMSMEIAQSGKGLYVRADNSNRAIQALTAQLDELETTTSSSLVYSEYDEKFTVFAWILLVILFIEILIFDKKNPIFRNVRIFE
- a CDS encoding tetratricopeptide repeat protein, which gives rise to MRLDLRYILVFLIMMLISVTVSAQKDVRKNIRKGNKEYKEQKFSEAADYFSKAVEGNPNSQEANYNLGNTLYRQKEWDKAIEQYNQSNALEQENPIKVSAGMHNIGNAMLQKKQLKESMEAYKMALRLNPQDDEARYNLAVVQKMIQDEEQQSDGENDQEQQEQEQDQQQNQQNQPQPPQDQEKRAEQPQEPEQMSRDNARQLLQAIEQDERETQEKVQQIKAQEREEQAEENRRRNKNW
- a CDS encoding BatD family protein; translation: MMIVKFKRNIYIYLIFLVALLTGNIAVSEAQVTFKATAPASVVEGEQFRLSYVLNQEGRDLRLPDLPDFDILFGPSTSTSFSQRTINGKTTSERSVTYTYILVAKTTGTFTIGPASISVDGANYQSNSLKVEVLPPDEKSSQSSRGGGSSSGSATVSDNDAFIRAIVSKNNPYEQEGFTVTFRLYTTLNIVNFGRIQFPEFEGFMVEEIDVPVNQQLQMERYNGRNYYTADLRKTLLFPQKSGQITIPSGRLEMVFSVPSGRSVTTFFGSQELMVDVNKTLVTNPVVINVKPLPANRPASFANAVGTFTMKPNINTTQLRANEAISLRLEISGTGNMKLISNPVVEFPSNFEVYDPTVTNALNVTSNGLTGIRTIEYMAIPRYEGNYTIPPVEFSYFDINTNSYKTLTTEEYSLQIAKGDPGSITSSNFVNQQDVRVEQDIRFLKTGEPNYLSISNFFVGSLNYWLWYIIPFVLLVVLFIINRKQARENANVALMRNRKANKIAIKRLKLAEKYLKEQKKENFYDEVLRAIWGYFSDKLSIPVANLSKNNIENELSKNGISGELISRFMQILDTCEFARYAPAESDAEMESVYNNTFNAIGEMENRLKKSK
- a CDS encoding tetratricopeptide repeat protein, whose translation is MKLIKYISVLFIAALFTLQVTGQNTSGSEQQDNLPAAEDQLLPLADDIQDTEESGLYEMASNAYRNQDYKRSIELYEEAVSQGVKENRVSAQLYYNLGNAYFRDNQLGKAILNYERALLLDPGDSDIRHNLRFANNRTVDRIAASGNLFLVNWIDSVRNLFSSNVWATIAIVLFLLFLLSVAVFLFVRILWARKTAFYTGIVLFIFMIIANSFSFRQKRERLRGDTAIVMVGAAAVNASPDVNSNQLFELHEGTKVKIRSSDGNWYEVEIANGSVGWTYEDNIEII
- a CDS encoding phosphatase PAP2 family protein, encoding MRDAIDSLLPLERDLFFALNGSDSQFLDNAMWTLSGRFIWIPLFLFILFIFFYKTSRKGAFIVALFFILVFVLSDQISSSLFKPLFERFRPTHHPDFMYLVDTVNNYRGGRFGFISGHATNAFGLSVFLSLIFKYRIITLSTLLWGTLNSYTRIYLGVHFISDIIAGALVGTILAMILYGLYTILYKAPVNNIMQTGDKAVYSRQNANYLSFFILTYISLLIIFSPVLSTLPH